GCGACGACGAGGACCGGGCACGGCGCAGCGTCGAGGACTGGCGACTCGACCGGCTCCCGGTCGCCTACGGGCAGGACGTGGAGTCGATGCGCGAGTGGGGGCTCTTCGTGAGCAAGGCCGTCAAGGACGGCGAGCCGGACCTGTTCGGTGAGCCCGGGATGTTCCTGGTCAAGCCCGACGGCACCGTTTTCTGGCAGGTCCTCTCCTCGATGCCCTTCGCCCGGCCGCACGTCGACGACGTCCTCGCCGGTGTCTCGTTCGTGCTCGAGAACGACTACCCGGCGCGCGGCGAGGCCTGAGGACGGAGCCCGGTCGGTGCCCGGCCGGCCGCTTCAGTCGCGGTCGAGCCGGGCCAGCTCCTCCTCGCTCAGGACCAGGTCGGCCGCGGCGGCCGAGTCGGTGATCGAACCGGGCCGCTTGGCCCCGGGGATCGGGATCACGACCGGCGACTGGGCCAGCTCCCAGGCGAGGGCGACCTGCTGGGCGCTGACCCCGCGGGCCGCGGCGACCTCGGCGAAGGCCGGGTGGTGATCGGCGAGCTCCTTGGCGTCGGCGAGCCCACCGAGCGGGCTCCACGGCAGGAACGCCAGGCCCAGCTCCTCGCACACGTCGATCTCGGGGCGGCTGCTGCGGAAGCGGGGGCTGAACTCGTTCTGAACGCTCACCAGCCGGTCGCCGAGCACCTTGTGGGCCGCGCGGATCTGGTCGGGGTCGGCGTTGGACAGGCCGATCATCCGCACCTTCCCCGTGCCGGCGATCTCCTCCAGGGTG
The genomic region above belongs to Nocardioides coralli and contains:
- a CDS encoding peroxiredoxin-like family protein — protein: MITPQSPAPALDLPLVSGGRFRLSEQQPEAFTMIVFYRGLHCPVCRKQLSELDRRLDDLRDAGLEVVAVSGDDEDRARRSVEDWRLDRLPVAYGQDVESMREWGLFVSKAVKDGEPDLFGEPGMFLVKPDGTVFWQVLSSMPFARPHVDDVLAGVSFVLENDYPARGEA